Within Equus przewalskii isolate Varuska chromosome 9, EquPr2, whole genome shotgun sequence, the genomic segment cctgttttcttgtctgtggATGAGCACAGTGGAGAAATTTTAGCACCTCGACTGTACTGggtggttgtaaggattaaatttcGGGTTTGCACGGTCAAATCGTGCTTGCAGGTGAAATCTTTGAAGCAGTTCAGGTGGAGAGTGTCTCCATTTCTCTGCAGgtgggaaaattgaggcaaacAGGTGAGCATCCTTTGAAGGAAGTGATAGGCTGGGTCAGAAACAGCAGTTTGACTCCGTGTTCTGCTTGTGTGGACTCAGGAGGGCCTGAggaccccccgcccccgcccgcaaTGGGCTGCACTCTCAGCCTCTTAGGGGAGGCCCAGGAGATGCAGGGGTCTCTGGACGGTTACTGACAGGTGAGCTGGGGCTGTCGCACTTCCACCAGTTTTATTTTGtgctggggttttgttttttttgaaaaattttattttttcctttttctccccaaagcccctcggtacatagttgtgcattcttagttgtgggtctctctagttgtggcttgatgagcggcaccatgtccgcgcccaggactcgaaccgatgaaacactgggccgcctgcagcagagcgagcgctcgaacttaaccacttggccacagggctggccccgggtTCCCACACTTCTGAGAACCCTGTTCTGGTGTGTTGGGTACTGAAAACTTGACTTTCCTCTCTCTGTCGGCTGGCCGTTCCTGTGCTGTCAGGAACCAGGCTGACGTGAGGAGGTCAGCAAGTCAGGTGAGAGTGACATTAAACCACCCTTATGGTGAGGAGTCCTTGGCTTCTTGGGGGGAACTCTTTCCGCCAGGAGTGCAGGCCTCCAGCCGGGACTCCATCAGTTCCGTCCGACTTCAGATCCTGACTGAGGTCAGCAGTTTTGTGGCTTAGGAAAGGGTTGTTAGCTTTTAATCCGGGGCAGTGAGTCTAGACTCCACCTGTGCACAGGTGAGGAGCAGGTGCTTGCCCCGGCGCTCCCTCATTCCTGGCCCTCTTGTGGCTGCTTGTCCTCCAGCATCGGGCCAGGCCTTAGAGTTCAGCATTTCAGACTCTTCTACCAGAGGGGGTAGCTTGGGCCTGGGAGGGTGGGTCAGCGAGGAGGCTGGAGCTGCAGTCTGAGAAGCATCCGCTACCCAGCCAGCCCGCTGCCAAGTGTTGGcctgccctgctctctcctctccctggagtcAGCTCCCATCCATGTAAAGTGAGGTGAAGATGATGAATGCTGTGTCTGAGGGACACAGCGAGGAGGAGACACCTGTACAGTGCTCGTGGCAGGGCTTGGCATGTGGTGGTCACCGACTGTCCCGTAAATGGATGCGTGGGGAGATGGGGCTGGCTGTGGGGCTACCCTGCCTGCCCAGGCTCCCAGCCGAGGCCCTCAGGTTCTGGGGTGGGATTGTGTCCTCATGCTGGGAGGTGCACTGAAGACCCAGACCATCTGACCCCTACGGCCACTCTTCCCTGCCAGGCCAGAGAAAGCCAGCCACGTCCTATGTTCGGACCACCATCAACAAGAACGCCCGGGCCACCCTCAGCAGCATCCGGCACATGATCCGCAGGAACAAGTACCGCCCCGATCTGCGCATGGTGAGTGGGGGCCGCGGCAGGCCCGCGCGGGCGCAGGTGGCTGTACTTAGGAgctggtgggagtgggggagtCCGGCCAGTGCTATGAGGGAGGGCCCTCTGCCGACTGGCGGAGCTGGACCGGTGCTCAGGTGGGAGAAGGGACATTTCCCACCTGGGAGGCAGGCTGGGGGCGCACAGCTGATGAGGTGGGTAAATGGTCCCCACCTGGCTCCACAGGCCGCCATCCGCAGAGCCAGCGCCATCCTGCGCAGCCAGAAGCCTGTGATGGTGAAGAGGAAGCGGACCCGCCCCACCAAGAGTTCCTGAACATTGCCACCCTCAAAGCAATAAAGACATCAGTCGCCTTTGTTCAGCCGTTTCACCTGAGCTTCCGTTCTGTGTGGGCCCCAGGTTTCTGGCTGTGTGTGACCTAGGCCGTGTCACCAGAACCCTGGAGTGTTAGCTTATCCCCAGGTGGCTCATCACCCACTGGGACCACGCAGCTTGCAGTGTCTTGGGACTGGAGGGACCAGGGCCAGGTGGGGGAGCTCAGCCCCACTCTTGTGTGCGGCCTGGTCCGGTGTTTCTCTTGCTTCTCAGAGAGGGCCCGGGTTCAGTGTCCGTTCTTACAGTCACTTCACAAGTGACTGTTGAGTATGACAAATTATAAAGTGCAGGTtatgggccggccccatggccgagtggttaagttcgtgtgctctgtttcGGCAGTCCAAGGTTCCccggttcgtatcctgggtgcgggcatggcactgctcatcaggcgaCGCTGAGGCGCCATCTCCCATACCAcgactagaaggactcacaactaaaaataacaactacgtactggggggctttggggagaaaaatgaaaaataaaatctttaaaaaaaaaagtgcaggtTAAACAAGTTAAGTTTGGAATTGTCAGAATCCCACGCTTTGCTAACACATGACAAAGCTTTAAGAAAGATAAGTaatggttttttcccccttcttctccccaaagccccccagtacatagttgtttactctagttgtgagtgtctctggttgtggcatgtgggatgccagctcagcatggcctgatgagcggtgccatgtctgtgccctggatctgaactggttgaaaccctgggccgcctaagcggagtgcacgaacttaacccctcgtaTAGCTGGCCCCAAGTGATGAT encodes:
- the RPL28 gene encoding large ribosomal subunit protein eL28 isoform X1 → MSAHLQWMVVRNCSSFLIKRNKQTYSTEPNNLKARNSFRYNGLIHRKTVGVEPAADGKGVVVVMKRRSGQRKPATSYVRTTINKNARATLSSIRHMIRRNKYRPDLRMAAIRRASAILRSQKPVMVKRKRTRPTKSS